AGAAGATGTCCTCTGGGCGTACAGGGAGAGGATTCGCTCCCTGAAGAGGGATTCTCGCTTTCGTTACGTTATGGTCTTCAAGAATTATGGTGCGGCCGCAGGGGCCTCTTTAGAACACTCCCATTCCCAACTGATCGCCTTACCCATCGTCCCCAAAAGGGTCTTTGAGGAGATGGAGGGGGCGAGGACTTACTATAACTATCGCGATAGGTGTATCTTCTGCGATATCATAAATCAGGAACTTATCGCAGAGAGTAGGATAATAGAGGAGAAAGGCGGGGTTGTCGCCTTAGCCCCCTTTGCCTCACGTTTCCCCTTTGAGACGTGGATTATCCCCGAGGCCCATAGCCCCTCCTTTGAGGATATGAAGGGCTATGGGGAGCTGGCCCAGGTCCTCCTGAGAGTTCTGCAAAGAATGGATCATGTTTTGAACGACCCCCCTTACAACTTCGTCATCCACACCTCTCACTTCCGGGAGTCCCAAAATGAATACTACCACTGGCACCTTGAGATCATGCCTAAACTGACCAAGGTGGCCGGCTTTGAATGGGGGACAGGTTTCTACATCAACCCCACACCCCCAGAGGAGGCAGCCCGATATCTGAGGGAGGCCTTTCTTTGAGATGAGGGTATCTATACCCTATCTTGACAATCCTAAAAGAGGGGTGTAATTTAAAAACAAGGCCTGGATGGCGGAACTGGTAGACGCAAGGGACTTAAAATCCCTTGGGGCTGTGCCCCGTGCGGGTTCGACCCCCGCTCCAGGCACCAGAGAGGGATGATCCCACCCCGAGGGTGGGACATTTTTTGGTAAAAATGAAAGAGAGAAAAAGACCAATTGGGATCTTTGACTCGGGAGTGGGTGGGTTGACGGTGTTTAAAGAGGTGACCACCATCCTGCCTCGGGAGGACATCATCTACTTGGGAGATACGGCGAGGATCCCCTATGGGACAAGATCCCCCGGGACCATCCTCAAATATTCCCTAGAGAACACGAGTTTTCTCCTAAGCCAGGGGATTAAACTTCTGGTGGTCGCCTGCAATACCTCCTCGGCCGTGAGCCTCCCACAACTGCAGCAGGAGAACGAGATTCCTATCCTCGGGGTGATCGAGCCTGGGGCGAGGAGGGCAATTGAGGTGACCCAGAACAAGAAAGTTGGGGTAATCGGGACTGAGGCGACGGTGAGAAGTCGCGCCTATGAAAGGACCATCCAAGGGATCGATCCCCATATCAAGGTCATCAGCCGGGCTTGCCCCCTCTTTGTCCCCTTAGCGGAGGAGGGTTGGGTGGGCAATCAGGTGACCCGCCTGACGGCCCAAACCTACCTTTCCCCCCTGCGTGAGGAAATGATAGATACCTTGGTACTCGGCTGTACCCATTACCCCCTCTTAGAGGGGATCATCAGGGAGACCATGGAAGATGGGGTATGTTTGGTCAACTCCGCCAAGGAGACGGCCAAGGAGGTCAAGAAGGTCTTAGATGAGGAAGATCTCACCAGCCTAGGGGATAAGGATGGGAAATATAAATTCTATGTCACTGATAATGCGGAGCGCTTCACAAAGGTGGGGGGGATATTCTTGGGGAAGGAATTGAGAAGGGTCGAAGAGATAGGTTGGTGATCAGATCCCCATTTCCTTTCTGATTTCCCGCAGCATAGCGATGTTTTCGCTGTGACCGGTCATGTGGGCGGTGACCATCCCCTTGAGGGGACGGTTCAGGAGATAAAAATCCCCGATGAGATCAAGGATCTTATGGCGGACAAATTCGTCGGGGAACCTCAGTTTGGTATTCACCACCCCTTTATCGTCCAGCAGGATTACGTTATGCAGATGTCCTCCCCCAGCCAGCCCCATCTTGCTCAGTTTTTCCGCATCCTTTAAGAAACCAAAGGTC
This is a stretch of genomic DNA from Deltaproteobacteria bacterium. It encodes these proteins:
- the galT gene encoding galactose-1-phosphate uridylyltransferase, which translates into the protein MPELRKDPIIGRWVIIATERGKRPSDFVSEAEVRRGGFCPLCPGNEDKTPPEVYALRSEGSRPNTPGWSLRVVKNKFPALVAEERLERGRTGVYDWMSGVGDHEIVIETPRHNIRFSNLEVKEVEDVLWAYRERIRSLKRDSRFRYVMVFKNYGAAAGASLEHSHSQLIALPIVPKRVFEEMEGARTYYNYRDRCIFCDIINQELIAESRIIEEKGGVVALAPFASRFPFETWIIPEAHSPSFEDMKGYGELAQVLLRVLQRMDHVLNDPPYNFVIHTSHFRESQNEYYHWHLEIMPKLTKVAGFEWGTGFYINPTPPEEAARYLREAFL
- a CDS encoding glutamate racemase, with the protein product MKERKRPIGIFDSGVGGLTVFKEVTTILPREDIIYLGDTARIPYGTRSPGTILKYSLENTSFLLSQGIKLLVVACNTSSAVSLPQLQQENEIPILGVIEPGARRAIEVTQNKKVGVIGTEATVRSRAYERTIQGIDPHIKVISRACPLFVPLAEEGWVGNQVTRLTAQTYLSPLREEMIDTLVLGCTHYPLLEGIIRETMEDGVCLVNSAKETAKEVKKVLDEEDLTSLGDKDGKYKFYVTDNAERFTKVGGIFLGKELRRVEEIGW